From Ancylobacter pratisalsi, one genomic window encodes:
- a CDS encoding LON peptidase substrate-binding domain-containing protein, whose product MAINRPYGGPTELPRAIPLFPLEGALLLPRCQMPLNIFEPRYLAMVDAALAGERVIGLIQPIPALVTTANPALQNVGCVGRITEFAESGDGRYLVTLTGITRFRVVAEVEADTPFRQGEVDYTAFEGDFTPGYGAEEVDRATLLRTLAAYLDANKLEADWSSITEAPNEALVNALAMMSPFGAREKQALLEAASLAARADMLVAVTEMAMARTGGAEGEGSLQ is encoded by the coding sequence ATGGCGATCAATCGCCCCTATGGCGGGCCCACGGAACTGCCCCGCGCAATTCCGCTGTTTCCGCTCGAAGGCGCGCTGCTGCTGCCGCGCTGCCAGATGCCGCTGAACATCTTCGAACCGCGCTACCTGGCCATGGTCGACGCGGCGCTGGCGGGCGAGCGCGTCATCGGCCTGATCCAGCCGATCCCGGCGCTGGTGACGACCGCCAATCCGGCGCTGCAGAACGTGGGATGCGTCGGGCGTATCACTGAATTCGCCGAAAGCGGCGACGGGCGCTACCTCGTCACCCTTACCGGTATCACCCGGTTCAGGGTGGTGGCCGAGGTCGAGGCGGACACGCCGTTCCGGCAGGGCGAGGTCGACTACACCGCCTTCGAGGGTGACTTCACGCCGGGCTACGGCGCCGAGGAGGTCGATCGCGCGACCTTGCTGCGCACGCTGGCGGCCTATCTCGACGCCAACAAGCTTGAGGCCGACTGGTCCAGCATCACCGAGGCACCGAATGAGGCGCTGGTGAATGCGCTGGCGATGATGTCGCCGTTTGGCGCGCGCGAAAAGCAGGCCCTGCTGGAGGCCGCGAGCCTTGCCGCGCGGGCCGACATGCTGGTCGCCGTCACGGAGATGGCGATGGCACGCACCGGCGGTGCCGAGGGTGAGGGCTCGCTGCAGTAG
- the trxA gene encoding thioredoxin — translation MLLNQPANPAQDGAAKAGDDVVIDVTTRSFMADVVEESKRRPVLVDFWAPWCGPCRQLTPLIEKVVREAKGKVRLAKMNTDEHPSVAQQLGIQSLPTVYAFVNGQPVDGFMGAQPETQIKALVDRLTAGADGGEGDIAEVIASGEAALAEGDLMGAVEIFTAVLAEEPANLKAIAGLARTQLAAGSTEQAKATLALVPPESAGDSTITAVRAAIELEEAAAALGDVRELEAKVAANPLDHQARFDLALALNAHGKREEAVDELLAIVRKDRAWNDDGARKQLVQFFEAWGPTDEHSVAGRRRLSSILFA, via the coding sequence ATGTTGCTGAACCAGCCCGCCAATCCCGCCCAGGACGGCGCCGCCAAGGCCGGTGATGATGTCGTGATCGACGTCACCACCCGGAGCTTCATGGCCGACGTCGTCGAGGAATCGAAACGCCGCCCGGTACTGGTCGACTTCTGGGCGCCGTGGTGCGGTCCCTGCCGCCAGCTCACCCCGCTCATCGAGAAGGTGGTGCGCGAGGCGAAGGGCAAGGTGCGCCTTGCCAAGATGAACACGGACGAGCACCCCTCCGTTGCCCAGCAGCTCGGCATCCAGTCGCTGCCGACCGTCTATGCTTTCGTGAACGGCCAGCCGGTCGACGGTTTCATGGGCGCGCAGCCCGAGACGCAGATCAAGGCGCTGGTCGACCGCCTGACCGCCGGGGCCGATGGCGGCGAGGGCGACATCGCCGAAGTGATCGCCAGCGGCGAGGCGGCGCTTGCCGAGGGCGACCTGATGGGGGCGGTGGAGATCTTCACCGCGGTGCTCGCCGAGGAGCCCGCCAATCTCAAGGCCATTGCCGGCCTTGCCCGCACCCAGCTCGCCGCCGGCAGCACCGAGCAGGCGAAGGCGACGCTGGCGCTGGTGCCGCCGGAATCGGCAGGCGACAGCACGATCACGGCCGTGCGCGCCGCGATCGAACTGGAAGAGGCCGCGGCCGCGCTCGGCGATGTACGCGAACTGGAGGCCAAGGTGGCCGCCAACCCTCTCGACCATCAGGCCCGCTTCGATCTCGCCTTGGCACTGAATGCCCATGGCAAGCGCGAGGAGGCCGTCGACGAACTGCTGGCCATCGTGCGCAAGGATCGCGCCTGGAACGACGATGGCGCGCGCAAGCAGCTGGTCCAGTTCTTCGAGGCCTGGGGCCCGACCGACGAGCACAGTGTCGCCGGGCGCCGACGCCTGTCATCCATTCTCTTCGCGTGA